One Nocardia farcinica genomic region harbors:
- a CDS encoding DUF3097 domain-containing protein, whose amino-acid sequence MYSGDIFSGHARTKKRAVPTVPAERDLVVEDAATGFCGAVVGFDRSYDGEFVKLEDGRGVVRLFAMREAAFLIDGKPVTLVRPAVAAPRKPTRSASGSTRVEGLRAKVAKASRIWVEGVHDAALVERVWGHDLRVEGVVVEHLEGLDNLAERLTAFGPGPGRRVGVLVDHLVTGSKETQLTTGLGPYVLVTGHPYVDVWQAVRPAALGIREWPAVPRGEDWKTGVCHRLGWGTPQDGWRRVYQAVTSFRDLESPLIGAVERLIDFVTEPE is encoded by the coding sequence ATCTACTCCGGCGACATCTTCTCCGGACATGCCAGGACGAAGAAACGGGCGGTGCCGACGGTGCCCGCCGAACGCGATCTCGTGGTGGAGGACGCCGCGACCGGATTCTGCGGCGCCGTCGTCGGATTCGACCGCAGCTACGACGGCGAGTTCGTGAAACTCGAGGACGGGCGCGGGGTGGTCCGGCTGTTCGCGATGCGCGAGGCGGCGTTCCTGATCGACGGCAAGCCGGTCACGTTGGTGCGCCCGGCGGTCGCCGCGCCGCGGAAGCCGACGCGCTCGGCGTCGGGGTCGACCCGGGTGGAGGGGCTGCGCGCGAAGGTCGCCAAGGCCAGTCGCATCTGGGTGGAGGGTGTGCACGACGCCGCACTGGTCGAGCGGGTGTGGGGCCACGACCTGCGGGTCGAGGGCGTGGTCGTCGAGCACCTGGAGGGGCTGGACAACCTCGCCGAGCGGCTCACCGCGTTCGGGCCGGGCCCGGGCAGGCGGGTCGGCGTGCTGGTCGACCACCTGGTCACCGGCTCCAAGGAAACCCAGCTCACCACCGGTCTCGGCCCGTACGTGCTGGTGACCGGCCACCCCTACGTCGACGTGTGGCAGGCGGTGCGCCCGGCCGCGCTCGGCATCCGGGAGTGGCCCGCGGTGCCGCGCGGGGAGGACTGGAAGACCGGCGTCTGCCACCGGCTCGGCTGGGGAACGCCGCAGGACGGCTGGCGGCGGGTGTACCAGGCGGTGACGAGCTTCCGCGACCTGGAGTCCCCCCTCATCGGCGCGGTGGAACGGCTCATCGACTTCGTCACCGAACCGGAGTAG
- a CDS encoding DUF58 domain-containing protein — protein MSSHAPPSFRAGELSDARLSAALKTLELTVRRRLDGVLHGDHLGLIPGPGSEPGESRLYQPGDDVRQMDWSVTARTTHPHVRQMIADRELETWMVLDLSASLDFGTAACQKRDLAIAAAAAITYLTSGGGNRIGAVVATGEQLVRIPARSGRIHAQTLLRSIATTPHARDGVRGDLRGAIESLRRPQRKRGLAVIISDFLGEIDWQRSLRAISARHDLLAVEVLDPRDLELPDVGDVVLHDPETGRTREFSVTPTLRADFAAAAQRHRDQVAQALRSCGAPVLTLQTDRDWIADVVRFVSTRRHSFGAPTGRVPRQ, from the coding sequence ATGTCATCGCATGCCCCGCCCTCGTTCCGGGCGGGCGAGCTGTCGGACGCGCGGCTGTCGGCCGCGCTGAAGACCCTGGAGCTGACCGTGCGCCGCCGCCTCGACGGCGTGCTGCACGGCGACCATCTCGGCCTGATTCCCGGCCCGGGGTCCGAGCCGGGGGAGTCGCGGCTCTACCAGCCCGGCGACGACGTGCGCCAGATGGACTGGTCGGTCACCGCCCGCACCACGCATCCGCACGTGCGGCAGATGATCGCCGACCGCGAGCTGGAGACCTGGATGGTCCTCGACCTGTCGGCCAGTCTCGACTTCGGCACCGCCGCCTGCCAGAAGCGGGATCTGGCGATCGCCGCCGCGGCCGCGATCACCTACCTCACCAGTGGTGGGGGCAACCGGATCGGCGCGGTGGTCGCCACCGGCGAACAACTGGTGCGAATTCCCGCGCGCAGCGGGCGGATCCACGCCCAGACGCTGCTGCGCTCGATCGCGACCACCCCGCACGCGCGCGACGGCGTGCGCGGTGATCTGCGCGGCGCCATCGAATCGCTGCGCCGCCCGCAGCGCAAACGCGGCCTCGCGGTGATCATCAGCGACTTCCTCGGCGAGATCGATTGGCAGCGTTCGCTGCGCGCCATCTCCGCGCGGCACGATCTGCTGGCCGTCGAGGTACTCGATCCCCGCGACCTGGAACTGCCCGACGTGGGCGATGTGGTGCTGCACGATCCCGAGACCGGCCGCACCCGCGAATTCAGCGTCACGCCCACGCTGCGCGCCGATTTCGCCGCCGCCGCGCAACGCCACCGCGACCAGGTGGCCCAGGCGCTGCGCAGCTGCGGTGCACCGGTGCTGACCTTGCAGACCGATCGCGACTGGATCGCCGACGTGGTCCGGTTCGTGTCCACCCGGCGCCACAGCTTCGGCGCCCCGACCGGGCGGGTGCCTCGCCAGTGA
- a CDS encoding AAA family ATPase produces the protein MLVTSTDSVSGANLAKDKPEPASGTLERDVQTLEKAIYEVKRVIVGQDRLVERLLVGVLARGHVLLEGVPGIAKTLAVETFARVVGGSFSRVQFTPDLVPTDLIGTRIYRQGREEFDTELGPVVANFVLADEINRAPAKVQSALLEVMAERHVSIGGKTYPMPDPFLVMATQNPIESEGVYPLPEAQRDRFLFKVVVDYPSVEEEREIIYRMGVTPPEAKQILGPEDLIRLQKVAANTFVHHALVDYVVRVIAATRKPLDYGMADVANWIAYGASPRASLGIIAAARAVALIRGRDYVVPQDVVEVIPDVLRHRLVLSYDALADEVSPEDVIRRVLQTVGLPQVAPQAVPAGAQAAPAGPPQQHQQQIPQPPAQQGQGQQGQGQPGQQGQGAPNQGAQAPMAPAGTNQPK, from the coding sequence ATGTTGGTGACTTCGACGGACAGTGTGAGCGGGGCGAATCTGGCAAAGGACAAGCCGGAACCCGCGTCGGGCACCCTGGAGCGTGACGTCCAGACCCTCGAGAAGGCGATCTACGAGGTCAAGCGGGTCATCGTGGGCCAGGATCGGCTCGTGGAACGGCTGCTCGTCGGTGTGCTCGCCCGTGGTCACGTGCTCCTCGAAGGTGTGCCCGGCATCGCCAAGACGCTGGCGGTCGAGACCTTCGCCAGGGTTGTCGGCGGGTCCTTCTCCCGTGTGCAGTTCACCCCCGACCTGGTGCCCACCGACCTCATCGGTACCCGCATCTACCGCCAGGGCCGCGAGGAATTCGACACCGAGCTCGGTCCGGTGGTGGCGAACTTCGTGCTCGCCGACGAGATCAACCGCGCACCGGCCAAGGTGCAGTCCGCGCTGCTCGAGGTCATGGCCGAGCGGCACGTCTCGATCGGCGGCAAGACCTACCCGATGCCCGATCCGTTCCTGGTCATGGCGACCCAGAACCCGATCGAGAGCGAGGGCGTGTACCCGCTGCCGGAGGCGCAGCGCGACCGCTTCCTGTTCAAGGTCGTCGTCGACTACCCCTCGGTGGAGGAGGAGCGCGAGATCATCTACCGGATGGGCGTCACCCCGCCGGAGGCCAAGCAGATCCTCGGCCCCGAGGACCTGATCCGGCTGCAGAAGGTCGCCGCGAACACCTTCGTGCACCACGCGCTGGTCGACTACGTCGTCCGGGTCATCGCCGCGACCCGCAAGCCGCTCGACTACGGCATGGCCGACGTCGCGAACTGGATCGCCTACGGCGCCTCCCCGCGCGCGAGCCTCGGCATCATCGCCGCCGCCCGCGCGGTCGCGCTGATCCGCGGGCGCGACTACGTGGTGCCGCAGGACGTGGTCGAGGTGATCCCGGACGTGCTGCGCCACCGGTTGGTGCTGTCCTACGACGCGCTCGCCGACGAGGTGAGCCCGGAAGACGTCATCCGGCGGGTCCTGCAGACCGTCGGCCTGCCGCAGGTCGCGCCGCAGGCGGTGCCCGCAGGCGCGCAGGCCGCGCCCGCGGGTCCGCCGCAGCAGCACCAGCAGCAGATCCCGCAGCCGCCCGCCCAGCAGGGTCAGGGCCAGCAGGGTCAGGGTCAGCCGGGTCAGCAGGGTCAGGGCGCGCCGAACCAGGGCGCCCAGGCCCCGATGGCCCCGGCCGGCACCAACCAGCCCAAGTGA
- a CDS encoding VWA domain-containing protein, translated as MSISHFTALIWLGFLAVVALIALGYVLVQRSRHRQMLRFSNMEVLEKVAPSRPSPLRHAPIALMLVGLVFLTIAAAGPTSVQKVPRNRATVVLVMDVSLSMEATDVPPSRLEVAQQAGKEFVDGLTQGINLGFVTFAGTASVMQSPTTNREAVKAAIDNIKLAERTATGEGILTALQSIETLATVLGGAETPPPARIVLMSDGKQTVPDDKDVDNPRHAFTAARLAKSKGIPVSTISFGTEWGSVEIPDQDGQGGSQRVKVPVDNESLREIAKLSGGEFYTASSLEELTAVYDTLEEQIGYETTRGDASRPWLLLGMLVVAAGIVTGLLYRQRLP; from the coding sequence GTGAGTATTTCGCATTTCACCGCACTGATCTGGCTCGGCTTCCTGGCGGTGGTCGCGCTCATCGCGCTCGGCTACGTGCTGGTGCAGCGGTCCCGGCACCGGCAGATGCTGCGGTTCAGCAACATGGAGGTGCTGGAGAAGGTCGCGCCGTCGCGGCCCTCGCCGCTGCGGCACGCGCCGATCGCGCTGATGCTGGTCGGCCTGGTGTTCCTCACCATCGCCGCGGCGGGACCGACCTCGGTGCAGAAGGTGCCGCGCAATCGGGCGACGGTCGTGCTCGTCATGGACGTGTCGCTGTCGATGGAGGCCACCGACGTGCCGCCGAGCCGGCTCGAGGTGGCCCAGCAGGCGGGCAAGGAGTTCGTCGACGGCCTCACCCAGGGCATCAACCTCGGCTTCGTCACCTTCGCGGGCACGGCCTCGGTCATGCAGTCGCCGACCACCAACCGGGAGGCGGTCAAGGCCGCCATCGACAACATCAAGCTGGCCGAGCGCACCGCCACCGGCGAGGGCATCCTCACCGCGTTGCAGTCCATCGAGACGCTGGCGACCGTGCTCGGCGGTGCCGAGACCCCGCCGCCGGCGCGTATCGTGCTCATGTCCGACGGCAAACAGACCGTGCCCGACGACAAGGATGTCGACAACCCCCGGCATGCCTTCACCGCCGCCCGCCTCGCCAAGAGCAAGGGCATCCCGGTCTCGACGATCTCCTTCGGTACCGAATGGGGCTCGGTGGAGATCCCCGACCAGGACGGCCAGGGCGGCTCGCAGCGGGTCAAGGTGCCGGTGGACAACGAGTCGCTGCGCGAGATCGCCAAGCTCTCCGGCGGCGAGTTCTACACCGCCTCCAGCCTGGAGGAACTGACCGCCGTCTACGACACGCTCGAGGAGCAGATCGGCTACGAGACCACCCGCGGCGATGCCAGCCGCCCGTGGTTGCTGCTCGGCATGCTGGTCGTCGCCGCGGGCATCGTGACGGGCCTGCTCTATCGTCAACGCCTGCCGTAG
- a CDS encoding ferrochelatase: MPFLENVTRGRGVPRARLEEVAQHYLHFGGVSPINALNRDIIAGVERELDEAGIDLPVYFGNRNWHPMVEDTVAEMARDGVTGALVFPTSAWGGYSGCRQYHEDIERARAAVGPAAPHLTKLRQYFDHPLLIEAFADAIRAALERLPADRRDRARLVFTAHSVPVAADAAAGPPADGGELYSRQVADAARLCAAATGFADHDLVWQSRSGPPQVPWLEPDIVDHLEDLAGRGVDAVVVCPVGFVSDHLEVIWDLDNEAKDKAAELGMAFARASTPGTDPRFPRLVVELMREHLDGLAPRRLGAEPGYGCTIDGVPCASGCCAPQRRPAAAGR; the protein is encoded by the coding sequence ATGCCGTTCCTGGAGAACGTCACCCGGGGCCGTGGGGTGCCGCGTGCCCGCCTCGAGGAGGTCGCCCAGCACTACCTGCACTTCGGCGGCGTCTCGCCGATCAACGCGCTCAACCGCGACATCATCGCCGGTGTCGAGCGCGAACTCGACGAGGCGGGCATCGACCTGCCGGTGTATTTCGGCAACCGCAACTGGCATCCGATGGTCGAGGACACCGTCGCGGAGATGGCCCGCGACGGGGTGACCGGCGCCCTGGTCTTCCCCACCTCGGCCTGGGGCGGCTACTCCGGGTGCCGCCAGTACCACGAGGACATCGAGCGGGCCAGGGCGGCCGTCGGCCCCGCCGCCCCGCACCTGACCAAGCTGCGCCAGTACTTCGACCACCCGCTGTTGATCGAGGCGTTCGCCGACGCGATCCGCGCCGCCCTGGAACGGCTGCCCGCGGATCGGCGTGACCGTGCCCGGCTGGTGTTCACCGCGCACTCGGTGCCGGTCGCCGCCGACGCCGCCGCCGGTCCGCCCGCCGACGGCGGCGAGCTGTACAGCCGTCAGGTCGCCGATGCCGCCCGATTGTGCGCGGCGGCAACGGGTTTCGCCGATCACGACCTGGTGTGGCAGTCCCGCTCCGGGCCGCCGCAGGTGCCGTGGCTCGAGCCCGACATCGTCGATCATCTGGAGGACCTGGCGGGCCGGGGGGTGGACGCGGTCGTGGTGTGCCCGGTCGGCTTCGTCTCCGACCACCTCGAGGTCATCTGGGATCTGGACAACGAGGCGAAGGACAAGGCTGCCGAGCTCGGCATGGCGTTCGCGCGGGCGTCGACGCCGGGCACCGACCCGCGGTTCCCGCGGTTGGTGGTGGAGCTGATGCGTGAGCATCTGGACGGCCTGGCTCCGCGCAGGCTGGGTGCCGAACCGGGCTACGGGTGCACCATCGACGGGGTGCCGTGCGCGAGCGGATGCTGTGCGCCGCAACGCCGCCCGGCGGCCGCGGGCCGCTGA
- a CDS encoding NfeD family protein has product MAAIAWLVAGILLAAAEMLVGDLTLLMIGVAALGTAGVSAAADTSVIVDAVVFGVITLVLLLGVRPVLRRRFGTPPPVPTNVHALPGKTALVLEEVTDTAGLVKLAGEVWTARPMNQGDVFEPGTTVSVMEIDGATAVVWKGP; this is encoded by the coding sequence GTGGCCGCAATCGCTTGGCTGGTCGCGGGAATCCTGCTCGCGGCCGCGGAGATGCTCGTCGGGGATCTGACCCTGCTGATGATCGGGGTGGCCGCCCTCGGCACGGCCGGGGTCAGCGCCGCCGCCGATACCTCGGTGATCGTCGACGCGGTGGTCTTCGGCGTGATCACCCTCGTGCTGCTGCTCGGGGTTCGTCCGGTGTTGCGCCGCCGGTTCGGTACGCCGCCGCCGGTGCCGACCAACGTGCACGCGCTCCCGGGCAAGACCGCGCTGGTGCTCGAGGAGGTGACCGACACCGCCGGGCTGGTGAAGCTGGCCGGCGAGGTGTGGACGGCGCGGCCGATGAATCAGGGGGACGTCTTCGAACCGGGGACGACCGTGTCCGTGATGGAGATCGACGGCGCGACGGCCGTCGTGTGGAAGGGTCCGTGA
- the inhA gene encoding NADH-dependent enoyl-ACP reductase InhA, whose product MGGLLEGKTILVTGIITDASIAFHAAAMAQEQGAKVIITGIPERLRLIDRIAKRLPKEVPPAIGLDVTNEEDLAGLADKIRELAPEGLDGVLHSIAFAPRTLMGPEALPFLEGPGPDAAKAFEISAWSYASLARAVLPVMNEGGSLVGMDFDPRTAMPYYNWMGVAKAALESVNRYVAREVGTAKKVRSNLIAAGPIKTLAAKAIAGTATDDAAKLNQLNIYWDGASPIGWDVDDPTAVAKSIVALLSDWLPATTGSIIYVDGGASHNTWFPENWSAN is encoded by the coding sequence ATGGGCGGACTGCTCGAAGGCAAGACCATCCTGGTCACCGGCATCATCACCGACGCCTCCATCGCGTTCCACGCGGCGGCGATGGCCCAGGAACAGGGCGCGAAGGTGATCATCACCGGTATCCCGGAGCGGCTGCGGCTCATCGACCGCATCGCCAAGCGGCTGCCGAAGGAGGTTCCGCCCGCCATCGGTCTCGACGTCACCAACGAGGAGGACCTGGCCGGACTCGCGGACAAGATCCGCGAGCTCGCGCCCGAGGGACTCGACGGTGTGCTGCACTCGATCGCCTTCGCACCGCGCACCCTGATGGGCCCGGAGGCGCTGCCGTTCCTGGAGGGCCCCGGCCCGGACGCGGCCAAGGCGTTCGAGATCTCCGCGTGGAGCTACGCCTCGCTGGCCCGCGCGGTGCTGCCGGTGATGAACGAGGGCGGCTCGCTGGTCGGCATGGACTTCGACCCGCGCACCGCCATGCCGTACTACAACTGGATGGGCGTGGCCAAGGCCGCGCTGGAGTCGGTGAACCGCTACGTCGCCCGCGAGGTCGGCACCGCCAAGAAGGTCCGCTCCAACCTGATCGCCGCGGGCCCGATCAAGACGCTGGCCGCCAAGGCCATCGCGGGCACCGCCACCGACGACGCGGCCAAGCTCAACCAGCTCAACATCTACTGGGACGGCGCCTCGCCGATCGGCTGGGATGTCGACGACCCGACCGCGGTGGCCAAGTCCATCGTGGCGCTGCTGTCGGACTGGCTGCCCGCCACCACCGGTTCGATCATCTACGTCGACGGCGGTGCCAGCCACAACACCTGGTTCCCGGAGAACTGGTCGGCCAACTGA
- the fabG1 gene encoding 3-oxoacyl-ACP reductase FabG1: MTNITSRSVLVTGGNRGIGLAVARRLLADGHKVAVTHRGSGVPDGLFGVKCDVTDTESVDRAFAEVEAHQGPVEVLVANAGIVANTLLMRMSDEQFTSVIDANLTGAWRCAKRANRAMLRAKFGRIIFLGSVVGLGGGPGQVNYAASKSGLIGMARSITREIGSRNITANVVAPGFIETDMTRDEVTEEMREVVLKYGVPAGRPGQPEEVAAAISFLASDDASYINGAVIPVDGGMGMGH; the protein is encoded by the coding sequence ATGACCAACATCACATCGCGATCGGTCCTGGTGACCGGCGGAAACCGCGGCATCGGCCTCGCGGTCGCGCGACGCCTGCTCGCCGACGGTCACAAGGTCGCCGTCACCCATCGTGGCTCGGGCGTGCCGGACGGCCTGTTCGGTGTCAAGTGCGACGTCACCGACACCGAGTCGGTCGACCGCGCCTTCGCCGAGGTCGAGGCGCACCAGGGGCCGGTGGAGGTGCTGGTGGCCAACGCGGGCATCGTCGCCAACACCTTGCTCATGCGGATGAGCGACGAGCAGTTCACCAGCGTGATCGACGCCAACCTCACCGGCGCGTGGCGCTGCGCCAAGCGCGCCAACCGCGCGATGCTGCGGGCCAAGTTCGGCCGGATCATCTTCCTCGGCTCGGTCGTCGGCCTCGGTGGCGGTCCCGGCCAGGTCAACTACGCGGCGTCCAAGTCGGGCCTGATCGGGATGGCGCGATCGATCACCCGCGAGATCGGGTCGCGCAACATCACCGCCAACGTGGTCGCCCCCGGCTTCATCGAGACCGACATGACTCGTGACGAGGTCACCGAGGAGATGCGCGAGGTCGTGCTGAAGTACGGTGTGCCCGCGGGCCGTCCGGGTCAGCCCGAGGAGGTGGCCGCCGCGATCAGCTTCCTCGCCTCCGACGACGCCTCCTACATCAACGGCGCGGTGATCCCGGTCGACGGCGGCATGGGCATGGGCCACTAG